Proteins encoded by one window of Lathyrus oleraceus cultivar Zhongwan6 chromosome 1, CAAS_Psat_ZW6_1.0, whole genome shotgun sequence:
- the LOC127133171 gene encoding pentatricopeptide repeat-containing protein At1g20230, with protein MFQSISQCLNSSTSTLFHARQAHALFLKFDFFSNTQLTTSLLTLYSHYLPFPQLSIILSSLPQPTIFSFSSIVHAFARSHHFHHVLGAFSHMGSRGLVPDSYLLPSAIKACAILKALKPGRQVHGFAAVSGFGSDSILVSSLVHMYLKCNRIEDARKLFDSMSERDVIGWSAMIAGYSRLGLVDKAKELFSEMRNEGVEPNLVSWNGMIAGFGNAGSYIEAVMLFREMISEGFLPDGSTVSCVLPGIGNLEDVLLGEQVHGYAIKQGLELDNFVLSALLDMYGRCGCASEMSRVFNGIDQTEIGSLNAFLTGLSRNGLVDTALEVFKKFKAREMELNVVTWTSIIASCSQNGKDMEALELFRDMQADGVEPNAVTIPSLIPACGNISALMHGKEIHCFSLRKGIFDDVYVGSALIDMYSNCGRIQLARRCFDLMPSRNLVSWNAVMSGYAMHGKAKETFEMFHMMLQTDHKPDSITFTSVLSACSQNGLTEEGWNYFNSMSKEYDVKPQMEHYACIVTLLSRVGKLEEAYSVVKEMPFEPDACVWGALLSSCRVHHNLSLAEIAAEKLFVLEPDNPGNYVLLSNIYASKGMWDEENRIRDMMKNKGLRKNPGCSWIEIGRRVHTLLSGDKSHPQMKEILEKSDKLSIEIKKSGYLPMTKSVLQDVEEQDKEQILCGHSEKLAVVLGLINTNPGQPLQVIKNLRICDDCHAVIKVISRIEDREIFVRDTNRFHHFKDGVCSCGDFW; from the coding sequence ATGTTCCAATCCATTTCGCAATGTCTCAATTCATCAACCTCCACTCTATTCCATGCTCGACAAGCTCACGCACTTTTCCTCAAATTCGATTTCTTTTCCAACACCCAACTCACCACAAGTCTCCTCACTCTCTATTCTCATTACCTTCCCTTCCCACAACTCAGCATTATCCTCTCTTCTCTCCCTCAACCCACAATCTTCTCTTTCTCATCCATTGTTCATGCTTTTGCTAGGTCACATCACTTCCATCATGTTCTTGGTGCGTTTTCTCATATGGGTTCTCGTGGTCTTGTTCCCGATAGTTATCTTCTTCCTAGTGCTATCAAGGCTTGTGCTATATTGAAAGCATTGAAACCTGGTAGACAGGTTCATGGATTTGCTGCTGTTTCTGGGTTTGGTTCTGATTCTATCTTGGTGTCTTCTTTGGTTCATATGTATTTGAAATGTAATCGAATTGAAGATGCACGGAAACTGTTTGATAGTATGTCTGAAAGAGATGTGATTGGTTGGAGTGCTATGATTGCGGGTTACTCGCGACTAGGGCTTGTTGATAAGGCGAAAGAGCTTTTTTCTGAGATGAGAAATGAGGGTGTGGAGCCGAATTTGGTTTCGTGGAATGGTATGATTGCTGGGTTTGGAAATGCAGGGTCTTATATTGAGGCGGTGATGTTGTTTCGTGAGATGATATCGGAAGGGTTTTTGCCTGATGGGTCAACTGTTTCGTGTGTTCTGCCTGGTATTGGGAACTTGGAGGATGTTTTGTTGGGTGAACAGGTTCATGGATATGCAATCAAGCAGGGTTTGGAATTGGACAATTTTGTGCTGAGTGCGCTTCTTGACATGTATGGAAGATGTGGATGCGCATCTGAGATGTCTCGGGTGTTTAATGGAATTGATCAAACTGAAATAGGTTCTTTGAATGCTTTTCTTACTGGGTTGTCGCGCAATGGTTTGGTTGATACTGCATTGGAGGTGTTTAAGAAGTTTAAAGCTCGGGAAATGGAATTGAATGTTGTGACATGGACATCGATAATCGCTAGCTGCTCCCAGAATGGAAAAGACATGGAAGCTTTGGAGCTTTTTAGAGATATGCAGGCTGATGGTGTGGAGCCTAATGCTGTCACTATCCCAAGTTTGATCCCTGCTTGTGgaaatatttcagcgttaatgCATGGAAAGGAAATCCATTGTTTTTCTCTCAGGAAGGGAATTTTCGATGATGTATATGTAGGTAGTGCATTGATCGATATGTATTCCAATTGCGGAAGAATCCAGTTAGCGCGACGTTGTTTTGATCTAATGCCATCTCGGAATTTGGTTTCTTGGAATGCAGTTATGAGTGGTTATGCTATGCATGGAAAAGCTAAGGAAACATTTGAAATGTTTCATATGATGTTGCAAACCGATCATAAGCCCGACTCAATTACCTTCACAAGTGTGTTATCTGCGTGCTCCCAAAACGGCTTAACCGAAGAGGGATGGAATTACTTTAATAGCATGTCGAAAGAATACGATGTTAAACCTCAGATGGAACATTATGCTTGCATAGTGACGCTTCTCAGTCGTGTAGGAAAACTAGAAGAAGCTTATTCTGTCGTCAAGGAAATGCCATTTGAACCAGATGCTTGTGTATGGGGAGCCTTGTTAAGTTCTTGTAGAGTTCACCATAATTTGAGTTTAGCTGAGATTGCGGCGGAGAAGCTTTTTGTGTTAGAACCCGACAATCCTGGGAACTACGTTCTTCTTTCCAATATTTATGCTTCAAAGGGTATGTGGGATGAAGAGAATAGAATACGCGATATGATGAAGAATAAGGGTTTGAGGAAAAATCCTGGCTGTAGTTGGATTGAAATCGGACGGAGGGTACACACACTTCTTTCTGGCGACAAATCACATCCACAGATGAAAGAGATTTTGGAGAAGTCTGATAAATTGAGTATTGAGATTAAGAAGTCCGGTTACCTCCCGATGACTAAATCTGTGCTGCAAGATGTGGAGGAACAAGACAAGGAGCAGATATTGTGTGGTCACAGTGAGAAATTGGCAGTAGTATTAGGACTAATCAACACGAATCCCGGACAACCTCTTCAGGTGATCAAGAACCTGAGAATTTGTGATGACTGTCATGCTGTTATCAAAGTTATAAGCAGAATAGAAGACAGAGAAATTTTTGTAAGAGACACAAATCGTTTTCACCATTTCAAAGACGGTGTTTGCTCTTGTGGAGATTTCTGGTAA